In one window of Candidatus Palauibacter australiensis DNA:
- a CDS encoding DUF433 domain-containing protein — MPNWKECDAVERDPRKVSGAWVFSGTRVPLSALFENLRAGASIEQFLDWFQGVERWQVESVLDHEVEALAGVGGQ, encoded by the coding sequence ATGCCGAATTGGAAGGAATGTGACGCCGTGGAGCGTGATCCGCGGAAGGTCAGCGGAGCTTGGGTATTTTCGGGCACACGGGTTCCGTTGAGCGCCCTGTTCGAGAACCTGCGGGCGGGTGCCTCGATCGAGCAGTTTCTCGACTGGTTTCAGGGGGTGGAGCGCTGGCAGGTCGAGTCCGTCCTCGACCACGAAGTGGAAGCGCTGGCGGGCGTCGGTGGTCAGTGA